A window from Thermoanaerobaculales bacterium encodes these proteins:
- the dinB gene encoding DNA polymerase IV, translated as MPEAIAPRRILHCDMDAFYAAVHMRDDPTLRGKPVVVGGDPAGRGVVAAASYEARAFGIHSAMPAARALRLCPEAVFLRPDFRRYVAESEKILATIRDYSPVVQPMSLDEAYVDVTDHLGSFPSATAVAVDIRRRVSGELRLTVSVGVGPNKLVAKIASDHRKPDGLTVVPPRRVMAFLAPLPVRRLHGVGPSSERALQAMGIATVTELRALSLDQLLARFGSWGRTLFQYARGIDGRPVRTEHVRKSLGTERTFARDLADPRAIDAVLDEMAAEVASGLEHRRLAAGTITVKVRYPDFATHTRSMSLAVPTPAAPVIASCARVLVRRTDAAARAVRLLGVSASGLIPCDHEQLALFDPAPAHPADRI; from the coding sequence GTGCCAGAAGCCATCGCACCGCGCCGCATCCTGCACTGCGACATGGATGCGTTCTACGCCGCGGTCCACATGCGCGACGACCCGACGCTGCGCGGCAAACCGGTGGTGGTGGGCGGCGACCCAGCCGGCCGCGGGGTCGTCGCCGCCGCCTCCTACGAGGCGCGCGCCTTCGGCATCCACTCCGCGATGCCCGCGGCCAGGGCGCTCCGGCTGTGCCCCGAGGCGGTCTTCCTGCGCCCCGATTTCCGGCGCTACGTCGCGGAGTCGGAGAAGATCCTGGCCACCATCCGCGACTACTCACCCGTGGTCCAGCCGATGTCCCTCGACGAGGCCTACGTCGACGTCACAGACCACCTCGGCAGCTTCCCCTCGGCGACGGCGGTCGCGGTCGACATCAGGCGCCGGGTCTCTGGCGAGCTTCGGCTCACCGTGAGCGTGGGTGTCGGGCCCAACAAGCTGGTCGCCAAAATCGCCTCCGACCACCGCAAGCCGGACGGCCTGACTGTGGTGCCCCCGCGCCGCGTGATGGCCTTCCTCGCGCCGCTTCCGGTGCGCCGCCTGCACGGCGTCGGGCCCTCCTCCGAGCGGGCGCTGCAGGCGATGGGGATCGCCACCGTCACCGAGCTGCGAGCGCTGTCTCTCGACCAGCTCCTGGCCCGCTTCGGGAGCTGGGGCCGGACCCTGTTCCAGTACGCCCGCGGCATCGACGGCCGGCCGGTTCGGACCGAGCACGTCCGCAAGAGCCTCGGCACCGAGCGGACCTTCGCGCGCGACCTCGCCGACCCCCGCGCGATCGACGCCGTCCTCGACGAGATGGCCGCCGAGGTCGCGAGCGGGCTCGAGCACCGGCGGCTCGCCGCCGGCACGATCACGGTCAAGGTCCGCTACCCGGACTTCGCGACCCACACCCGTTCGATGAGCCTGGCCGTCCCCACTCCCGCCGCACCGGTCATCGCGAGCTGTGCGCGCGTGCTCGTGCGCCGCACCGACGCCGCCGCCCGCGCGGTCCGCCTGCTCGGGGTCAGCGCCAGCGGCCTGATCCCCTGCGACCACGAGCAGCTGGCGCTCTTTGACCCTGCCCCCGCCCACCCAGCGGATAGGATCTAG